One genomic window of Cannabis sativa cultivar Pink pepper isolate KNU-18-1 chromosome 2, ASM2916894v1, whole genome shotgun sequence includes the following:
- the LOC115721126 gene encoding uncharacterized protein LOC115721126, whose translation MESSTRRPNRSDVHLSLEEEGEIEAKTRDYFDGIIPKRHTKPQRSEYSSKYVDAIASANTTNNHSNIPEYVEFQRLENDQQEKLVYEGKKVEEEFVETDYYKDLSCVDKQHHTTGTGFIKVENTSDRSYNLGADAVTCCHASSTCNPATNDWTPVPNAEDTMPIDSGKPNRSDS comes from the exons ATGGAAAGCTCAACAAGAAGGCCTAATAGGAGTGACGTTCACCTGTCACTagaggaagaaggagaaatTGAGGCTAAAACCAGAGATTATTTTGATGGAATTATTCCAAAACGACACACTAAGCCTCAGAGGAGTGAATACTCTTCAAAATACGTGGATGCTATTGCTAGTGCTAACACCACCAATAATCACTCTAATATTCCTGAATACGTCGAGTTTCAACGTCTCGAGAATGATCAACAG GAGAAACTGGTTTATGAAGGGAAAAAAGTGGAGGAGGAGTTTGTAGAGACGGACTACTACAAGGATCTCAGCTGTGTTGACAAGCAACATCACACT ACAGGAACGGGGTTCATCAAGGTAGAGAATACAAGTGACAGAAGCTACAACCTGGGAGCTGATGCAGTCACTTGTTGTCATGCTTCATCCACGTGTAACCCAGCAACTAACGATTGGACTCCAGTTCCAAATGCTGAAGATACA ATGCCGATTGATTCAGGCAAGCCCAATAGGAGTGACAGTTAA